The window TTTATCGAATGGCCTTGAACTTGTAGACGAAGGTTTCTTTGATCTTGTTCTTACAGGTAGAATAAACGGTGGTCTACTAGGGGTAGTTTCTACTGTAGGCTTTTTATTGCTTGAACCTGCAAGGTTTTAGAAATTTGTTCCATATTTTCACCTGGTTTTATCTTTCAAATTCTTTcacgataaataaaaagaatgttaTATTTTTGATCAATTTACATACCAAGAGATGAATCGAAAGGGaacttgtttaaataatttaatttcggaGACTCTTCAAAGTCATCTTTTTGATCGCTGGTGGCGAAGTCAGATCCAGGAAACGATTCTTTAATTCTGAGTGATGGGTCCTTTTGATGAGGTGGAAAAATATCAGCGTAACCGTGCACATGGCAACTACAGCAAGATGGAACTTTGAAAATATCCATGTGAAGACCCAATTTGTTATCCCATGTCAAAAGTCTATGGTAATTGTACACTTGCATGCAAGAAGATCGATAGTTCTCTGATATGAAAGAGCAACTCGACTGCAGGTTTCTGAAAGCGAAATTTAATGTCAGAGTGTTCAATGGTAagaaatttcgaataattttgtccTGGAAATTTTCTTCTGCAGTATTTCAATTTGCCTTGTTAACGCGGTAAAGTATCATTTTCCTATTTTCAAGGAATGTTCAGGTTCAATACCACAAAGAAGATATTTTGTTCACTGATTTGTAACAAAGTATCGAATTTCGATTTCTATCGCGAGAGAAGATCCTCCGCTAAATTTTACTGGGAAAGTGTTAACCGAATCAGTTGCATTCAACTACAAAAATAAATCATTGGAACGAACAATCCAGGTAAACGGAATTGCCTTTTACACAGAGCAGGAAATCTCAGCTTTAACCGTGGCTAAAAGACAATCTTGAGCGTAAAATAGAAGGAACGTTCTGGTAGATTGCTGATTTTATGTAACGCTTGATGCCAATTAATTGCGATTGTCTTTTACTTACGAGCATTTCTCCATTCGTAGAGTTTGCGTGTGTTCACCagtgtttattatatatttccaaatacCGGAAGCGGCTCTAGCTAGTTGTGGTCGTGCATATTTGATGACGGATGGACACGTGAATCCTTCTTCGACATTTTCAAATGATGAACTTGCATCGGATCTTCTAAGATAAATCGATGTGAAATTGACacgaattaatttaatagaatagAAAGTAATCTTACAGGAAAAATGATTgtgatttataaaaagaaaacttCGATAGATATTATGATTCAgtgtaaaatgtatataatccTGTATAATGATACCACGCGTTGCTACAAAGCATCGCTGTTGGGCCCGGTTGCCATTCAACAGGAGCACAATAGAACTAAACCTTTTATTCAGCTCATTTCTTAACCAGAAATTcctataattatagaattacgAGTTAACAAAGACAAATTCTAGTTAGATCAATTTTAGTTATACAGTATAAATCTGATATAATTTATtctgaataaaaattacacaacgAGTAAAAGTTGAGATCCATACATGAAAGAATTGCTATATTCAAATGACAAATTAATTCGTCTTccccaattaaaaaattaataattattataagtcTATGAGTCTCACCTCCTAATTTCATTACTCTCGTATCGATTCTCATATTTGTTTTCCAGGGGCAATGCAATCGGAAGACTTTCGGCAGATTCGTCAAAATCTTGCGACTTGTAATCAGTCAACAATGCAGCGACCATCTCCTTGTTGCTTCTCAAACTCCTCGTAATCGCCTCGCTAAGAAAATTTCATCCTATTTAAATCCAcgtaataataaacataataataaattcaatgaggattcttcttcttctaatttAATTCGTAACAATTTTCTCACAATTCAATGAAATCATGCGAACAAATGgaagaaaggaaacgaaagTTTTGACAATTGCTTCCACGACTTCCTTCCCTATCTGGATACCCATAATTCCTAATTAAAAAAAACAACTTATGGTTATGGTTATGAGAAAACGGAGGTCGAATAAGCATTGCGCAATGAACAATTCGAACGTGGAATCGTAGAAAAGCGAGCGCACTTTCTTTCAGTTAACGAGCCTGCGAATTGTCTTTACTATCGTGAAACGATGTTTTAATTAACGTTAATCCCTGTTGTTCATCAGagaaagtttaatttaaatGCGAGACACTGAATTAGTTGCGTAATTGTTGCAACTTGTTgggggaaaaaagagaagaaaaatagtaATACATGAAACTTACTGTGGGTAATCAGCTACTTCGAGACAAACTGTCTTCGTGAAGAAAGTACATTCTTTTTCTGTTGGATCTCGTTTTACTTCTGTGGGTCGTCTGGGTGGTCTTATTAGTGATGTTCTCGATAGATCTGGAAAGTAATTATTATAGATCGATCTTGTTATATGATTGATAGACTGAAaatttctatgcatttatgGTAAAATACACAAGATAAGACATTCATTAAAATTAGATTATGAatgtttatgtaatatattttacgaatagaaAAGAGATGAAactatactatgaagttatattgtggctattttatatatttttgtatattatacttatttttaCATCTTCAAATTTCCCGTAAATACACAAGAAATacagatttatatttttgcgaGCTGAGAAGAAACAGAACCTCAGAGActtgtttctttcttaaatattgtaacaagtactataaatattttgtatgcgtattttgtgcatttttgcatttttaaattctcAATAAATGCTCGAACATTGtctgattataatatttagtaactGAAACaaagtaaatttacataaacatacgcagtctattacgtaatatgggACGTATTAAACAAAAAGTTTCATGCAATATCTTGTCCGAAATTTGTTAAGacgaaatatagaataaaagtatgaaaaataACCTGCATAGACATTTCTTCGATTTAGAGAAGTTGGTCTTCTTAGAGGAGGTCGATAACCAGGTCGTTTCCGCAAGTTGGGTCTTATAATCCTCAATTCTTGTGGCtgtaataaaaagagaaaaagaaaacttaTCATAATCAGTGAACTCTGATACAGGCTATTTAAGCTATTTCTTTATCTCGTCAGTAGTAAACGAACATGTATTCTTttagaaaattctatttatcggtCGAGAAATCTTAATTacacataattaacaatataTGTTCCTCGAGCGTCCGTTAGCCATTTTAGCCTGGTTGCCAATTAGTATTCAGTAAGGAAGGTTTCGCGGCATCCTTTGAGAAATTTACATACATAGCTTTGCCCGAGATCCTCTGAAAATTACGACTGGTAATGTAATAAACACACCAATTAGAAACTCGTGAAAGTAATCGCGGAAAAAATATATGTTGTCATCAAAAAGAAAAGCATTT is drawn from Bombus terrestris chromosome 12, iyBomTerr1.2, whole genome shotgun sequence and contains these coding sequences:
- the LOC100647112 gene encoding LOW QUALITY PROTEIN: neurotrophin 1 (The sequence of the model RefSeq protein was modified relative to this genomic sequence to represent the inferred CDS: substituted 1 base at 1 genomic stop codon), which gives rise to MMTRGLFFITVAVVLLSSINVSVEKDLKDDVDLNDRKENNETTVTSIKINDVEFKNRTDKLRESQLEEVRALLNNGSRQNASRELMLPKSADIAKIISDDPTGDEEGLEELPEPQELRIIRPNLRKRPGYRPPLRRPTSLNRRNVYADLSRTSLIRPPRRPTEVKRDPTEKECTFFTKTVCLEVADYPHEAITRSLRSNKEMVAALLTDYKSQDFDESAESLPIALPLENKYENRYESNEIRRRSDASSSFENVEEGFTCPSVIKYARPQLARAASGIWKYIINTGEHTQTLRMEKCSNLQSSCSFISENYRSSCMQVYNYHRLLTWDNKLGLHMDIFKVPSCCSCHVHGYADIFPPHQKDPSLRIKESFPGSDFATSDQKDDFEESPKLNYLNKFPFDSNFXNLAGSSNKKPTVETTPSRPPFILPVRTRSKKPSSTSSRPFDKLPQQHAPNTRAPGYTGPLLKGSRPSRPNRPPYRRESTSHVEEQTETVNSTILNRYSQPYDLQMDATSRLQNGGFDDEYQEPQRRINYNYHPIIDFFRPEAMMLQSSEDSSTSDQNDSNSWKPLIAS